One Cololabis saira isolate AMF1-May2022 chromosome 12, fColSai1.1, whole genome shotgun sequence DNA window includes the following coding sequences:
- the LOC133457358 gene encoding vesicular inhibitory amino acid transporter-like, which translates to MAHLIRHKLSNKLTNAAHTVSHKSQAKVSGVFARMGFQAATDEEGVGFAECDDLDYDYRQGMQMDILQGEEGEGGEMEGDGALEGDTHYQRDGTGPRSASLKSGGSLDEDKPKITTWEAGWNVTNAIQGMFVLGLPYAILHGGYLGLFLIIFAAVVCCYTGKILIACLYEENEDGILVRVRDSYVDIANACCAPRFPSLGGHVVNVAQIIELVMTCILYVVVSGNLMYNSFPGFPVSQKAWSVVATAALLPCAFLKSLKAVSKFSLLCTLAHFVINILVVAYCLSRAREWAWEKVKFYIDVKKFPISIGIIVFSYTSQIFLPSLEGNMSKPNEFHCMMDWTHIAACVLKGLFALVAYLTWADATKEVITDNLPSTIRAIVNIFLVAKALLSYPLPFFAAVEVLEKSLFQDGGRAVFPDCYGPNGQLKTWGLGLRVALVVFTLLMAIFVPHFALLMGLTGSLTGAGLCFLLPSLFHLKLQWRNLLWHHVFFDVAIFVIGGICAVSGFIHSVEGLIEAYRYNLHD; encoded by the exons atgGCTCACTTAATTCGACACAAGCTCTCAAACAAGCTGACCAATGCGGCCCACACGGTGTCCCATAAATCTCAGGCCAAGGTCAGCGGGGTTTTCGCCCGAATGGGCTTCCAGGCCGCCACGGATGAGGAGGGTGTGGGTTTCGCCGAGTGCGACGACTTGGATTATGACTACAGGCAAGGGATGCAAATGGATatcctccagggagaagaaggagaaggaggggagatggagggagatggGGCGCTGGAAGGGGACACCCACTACCAGAGAGATGGCACCGGCCCGAGGTCCGCATCCCTGAAGAGTGGGGGCTCTCTGGATGAGGATAAACCCAAAATCACAACATGGGAAGCGGGCTGGAACGTCACCAATGCCATCCAG GGCATGTTCGTCCTCGGCCTGCCGTACGCCATCCTCCACGGCGGATACCTCGGTCTCTTCCTCATTATCTTCGCGGCTGTGGTGTGCTGCTACACCGGCAAAATCCTTATCGCGTGTCTGTACGAGGAGAACGAAGACGGCATACTAGTGCGTGTGAGGGACTCGTACGTGGACATTGCCAACGCCTGCTGCGCGCCGCGCTTCCCCAGTCTGGGCGGCCACGTCGTGAACGTGGCTCAGATCATCGAGCTCGTCATGACTTGCATTCTTTACGTCGTGGTCAGCGGAAACCTGATGTACAACAGCTTCCCCGGGTTCCCCGTGTCCCAGAAAGCCTGGTCCGTGGTGGCCACGGCCGCGCTCCTGCCGTGCGCCTTCCTGAAGAGCCTGAAGGCCGTGTCCAAGTTCAGCCTCCTCTGCACGCTGGCGCACTTCGTCATCAACATCCTCGTGGTGGCCTACTGCCTCTCCCGGGCCCGAGAGTGGGCCTGGGAGAAGGTTAAGTTTTATATTGATGTGAAGAAATTCCCCATTTCAATTGGCATAATCGTTTTCAGCTACACTTCCCaaattttccttccttccctggAGGGAAACATGTCGAAACCCAATGAATTCCACTGCATGATGGACTGGACTCACATTGCTGCTTGTGTCCTCAAGGGGCTCTTTGCACTGGTGGCCTACTTGACCTGGGCAGACGCCACCAAAGAAGTTATTACGGATAACCTACCTTCAACAATCCGAGCTATAGTAAATATCTTCCTGGTGGCAAAGGCACTGTTGTCATACCCGCTGCCATTCTTCGCTGCAGTTGAAGTTCTGGAGAAATCATTGTTCCAGGATGGTGGGAGAGCCGTGTTTCCTGACTGCTATGGCCCCAATGGGCAGTTGAAAACCTGGGGTCTGGGCCTTCGAGTGGCCCTAGTCGTGTTTACCTTGCTTATGGCCATCTTTGTCCCCCATTTTGCCCTCCTCATGGGTTTAACGGGCAGTCTGACTGGTGCTGGTCTGTGCTTCCTTTTGCCAAGTCTCTTCCACCTAAAGCTCCAGTGGAGAAACCTCTTGTGGCACCACGTCTTCTTCGATGTTGCCATTTTTGTTATCGGGGGCATATGCGCAGTATCTGGTTTCATTCACTCAGTGGAAGGGCTCATCGAGGCGTACAGGTATAATCTCCACGACTAA
- the actr5 gene encoding actin-related protein 5, producing the protein MASKDRAVCQIFSFQDLKTTPDPIYDLPAQCLDPSPATIVIDNGSFQTRAGWAAPAAEPGSPRLLFRSVAARSRGAARSDTQIGNDIPNLEPLRWLLKSQFDRNVVVNFEIQELIFDHVFTHLGIGSEGSVKHPIVLTEAPCNPLHCRQMMSELLFECYGVPYVSYGVDGLYSLYLNNSKRTPQPPQTGLVLSSGCHCSHILPVIDGRLDSVNCKRVNLAGSQSASYLQRLLQLKYPGHLAAITLSRMEELLHEHSYIAVDYHDEMEKWRSPEFYEQQVHRMQLPFSGKVPGGCVSVEERQERRAQQLRRLQEINARRREERLQQDQERLDRLMAVQELLEDGLLDQFHKSLVELNMDSAEELQSYINKLQLAVEQGRQKLHPSDRAEGKAEVSELEQLMDEGDGVALMDSDFLEDALPEKSANVAQPAFNMAEYHQLFVGTERLRCPEILFQPSLTGEDQMGLMETLQYVLARYTPKQQEALVSNVFLTGGNMQYPGMKERVERELLAMRPFQSHFKVRLASQPALDAWYGARDWALEHPPESGSEGWISKQEYEEKGGEYLSEHCASNMFTPIKIVKPVPARPAEASVNVQTSSGAAAAITTVTSGPVSAPSTVTADVAMVAS; encoded by the exons ATGGCGTCTAAAGACAGGGCGGTGTGTCAGATTTTCTCATTTCAGGACCTTAAAACGACCCCAGACCCGATTTACGACCTCCCAGCGCAGTGCCTGGACCCCAGTCCGGCCACGATAGTGATAGACAACGGCTCCTTCCAGACCCGCGCCGGCTGGGCGGCTCCGGCGGCCGAGCCCGGCTCTCCGCGGCTGCTGTTCAGGTCGGTGGCGGCGCGGAGCCGCGGGGCCGCCCGCAGCGACACGCAGATCGGCAACGACATCCCCAACCTGGAGCCGCTGCGCTGGCTGCTCAAGAGCCAGTTCGACAGGAACGTGGTGGTCAACTTCGAGATTCAAGAGCTCATCTTTGACCACGTCTTTACACATCTGGGCATCGGTTCGGAG GGCAGCGTGAAACATCCCATCGTGCTGACGGAGGCTCCCTGCAACCCGCTCCACTGCCGGCAGATGATGTCAGAGTTGCTGTTTGAGTGCTACGGTGTCCCATACGTCTCCTATGGCGTGGATGGCTTGTACAGTTTGTATCTCAACAATTCAAAAAGGACCCCCCAGCCACCACAAACTGGCCTTGTTCTGTCCTCTGGATGCCACTGCTCACACATCCTGCCAGTAATCGATGGAAG GTTGGATTCTGTAAACTGTAAGCGTGTGAACCTGGCTGGAAGCCAGTCAGCATCCTATCTGCAGCGACTCCTGCAGCTGAAATACCCGGGTCACCTTGCTGCCATCACACTCAGCCGCATGGAGGAACTGCTGCATGAACACAGTTATATTGCTGTGGACTATCACGACG agatggaaaagtGGCGTAGCCCAGAGTTTTATGAGCAGCAAGTTCATCGTATGCAGCTTCCCTTTTCTGGAAAGGTGCCAGGTGGCTGTGTGAGTGTGGAGGAGAGGCAGGAAAGACGGGCTCAGCAGCTTCGGCGACTTCAGGAAATTAACGCTCGCCGCCGGGAGGAGAGGCTGCAGCAGGACCAAGAGAGGCTGGACAGACTTATGGCAGTGCAG GAGTTGCTGGAGGACGGGCTGTTGGATCAGTTTCATAAGAGTCTGGTAGAGCTCAACATGGACTCAGCTGAGGAGCTGCAGTCATACATCAATAAACTGCAGCTGGCTGTGGAGCAGGGAAGACAAAAACTGCACCCCAGCGACAGAGCGGAGGGAAAGGCAGAG GTGTCAGAGTTAGAGCAGCTGATGGATGAGGGAGATGGAGTGGCATTGATGGATTCTGATTTCCTTGAGGACGCACTGCCAGAAAAATCTGCTAATGTGGCTCAG CCCGCATTCAACATGGCAGAGTACCACCAGCTTTTTGTCGGTACGGAGCGTTTGCGATGTCCAGAAATCCTGTTTCAGCCCTCCCTGACCGGAGAGGACCAGATGGGACTGATGGAAACGCTCCAATATGTCCTTGCCAG ATATACTCCCAAGCAGCAGGAGGCGCTGGTGAGCAATGTGTTTCTGACAGGAGGGAACATGCAGTACCCTGGGATGAAGGAGAGGGTGGAGAGAGAGCTGCTAGCTATGAGGCCCTTCCAGTCTCACTTCAAG GTGAGGTTGGCATCACAGCCAGCACTGGACGCCTGGTACGGAGCGCGAGACTGGGCGCTGGAGCATCCTCCTGAGAGCGGGTCCGAGGGATGGATCAGCAAACAGGAGTATGAGGAGAAAGGAGGCGAGTACCTGAGTGAGCACTGCGCCTCTAACATGTTCACTCCGATCAAGATCGTCAAACCAGTTCCCGCTCGCCCTGCTGAGGCTTCTGTCAACGTGCAAACATCATCAGGAGCTGCAGCTGCCATCACCACGGTTACCTCTGGCCCTGTTTCCGCCCCCTCCACTGTTACTGCTGATGTTGCAATGGTTGCCTCCTAA
- the bpifcl gene encoding bactericidal permeability-increasing protein produces MLRSLLAAWTLLSCTGAQNNPAVQVILTNKGLEYGKHVGAGWVQERLQSVTFPDISGEITLIHYTVTGTTITKCDFPEPSVEFLQDPAGVKTSVSGLSVALAGDWSTSLGIIHDSGSFEMAIFSLDVTSVVQLGRDGNGRLSVTSLSCDAEVGDVDIQFHGGASWIFQPFADYFKGHIIEKIRCQTCSAVNEYISILEDHLQTMDVSFAVDQVLTLELPLTGLPVTDASNLKLGLKGEFYTKNHTEPPFVAQPFMMSEQPKFMLSLGVSEFTLNSASYSYFSAGILQAVVNDSMVFKTLHIHLNTTSMGKFIPQLPKMFPDLPMSLVVYAREAPLFSIQPGSIKVPVQAAVKALAIETNGTQVPLFKLNADVTFSGKMWIADGSLKGSMTLDNFTLTLVSSEVGEFKIDGLESVMRTAIKTMFLFKVNEILGKGTMLPRMKHAQLVNSVLKMEKGFIAVSSDAEILQTERSFN; encoded by the exons ATGCTTCGGTCCCTGCTGGCAGCCTGGACTCTCCTGTCTTGCACCGGTGCACAGAATAATCCTGCAGTGCAAGTTATCCTGACCAACAAAGGGCTTGAGTATG GAAAACATGTTGGGGCAGGATGGGTTCAAGAAAGGTTGCAGAGTGTCACTTTTCCTGACATCAGCGGAGAGATTACGCTCATACATTACACAGTAACAGG CACGACCATAACAAAGTGTGACTTCCCAGAGCCATCTGTGGAGTTCCTTCAGGATCCAGCAGGAGTGAAAACATCCGTGTCGGGTCTCAGCGTCGCGCTGGCCGGTGACTGGAGCACAAGCCTTGGCATCAT ACATGACAGCGGATCATTTGAAATGGCTATATTTAGCCTGGATGTGACCTCTGTGGTGCAGCTGGGGAGGGATGGAAACGGGCGTCTGTCTGTCACCAGCCTGAGCTGTGATGCTGAGGTTGGAGATGTGGACATACAATTCCATGGTGGAGCCAG TTGGATATTCCAGCCGTTTGCTGATTATTTCAAAGGTCACATCATTGAGAAAATACGATGCCAG ACCTGCAGTGCTGTCAACGAGTATATTAGCATCCTGGAGGACCATCTTCAGACCATGGATG TTTCCTTTGCTGTGGATCAAGTTCTCACTTTAGAACTTCCTCTCACTGGCTTACCTGTCACCGATGCTTCAAATCTGAAGCTTGGCCTTAAG GGGGAGTTCTACACTAAAAATCACACAGAGCCTCCCTTCGTGGCCCAGCCTTTCATGATGTCTGAGCAGCCGAAGTTCATGCTGTCACTGGGTGTGTCTGAGTTCACCCTGAACTCGGCTTCATACAGTTACTTTTCAGCAGGAATTCTCCAGGCCGTCGTCAATGATAGCATG gtttttaaaacgcTCCATATACATCTCAATACCACTTCAATGGGGAAGTTCATTCCTCAg CTTCCCAAGATGTTTCCTGATCTACCCATGAGTCTGGTGGTTTATGCCAGAGAGGCTCCGTTGTTTTCAATCCAGCCTGGCTCCATTAAAGTGCCCGTTCAAGCTGCTGTGAAGGCCTTAGCCATTGAGACAAATGGTACCCAGGTCCCACTGTTCAAACTCAACGCT GACGTCACGTTTTCTGGTAAAATGTGGATTGCTGATGGAAGCCTGAAGGGCTCCATGACGCTGGATAA TTTTACACTGACCCTGGTATCAAGCGAGGTGGGGGAATTCAAG ATTGATGGTTTGGAAAGTGTAATGAGAACAGCCATAAAGACAATGTTCTTATTCAAAGTGAATG AAATACTGGGCAAAGGTACTATGTTACCCAGAATGAAGCACGCACAGCTGGTCAACTCTGTTCTGAAGATGGAGAAG GGATTCATAGCAGTTTCTTCAGATGCAGAGATCCTCCAAACAGAGAGAAGCTTCAACTGA
- the LOC133457360 gene encoding PRELI domain containing protein 3B-like produces the protein MKIWASEHVFNHPWETVTKAAMQKYPNPMNPSVFGVDVLARNVDTEGRLRSTRLLSTEWGLPSMAKSMIGVTRSCTYVQEHSVVDPKQKIFELQSTNISFTNLVSVDEKLTYKPHPLDPEKTVLTQEALISVKGVSLSSYLEGLMAKTISVNASKGREAMEWVIRRLNTEIEELAATARGSMRVPIAAAAADK, from the exons cCACCCATGGGAGACGGTGACGAAGGCAGCGATGCAAAAATACCCTAACCCCATGAACCCCAGTGTGTTTGGTGTGGATGTTCTAGCCAGAAATGTGGATACAGAAGGGCGGTTACGCAGCACCAGACTGCTCAGCACAGAGTGGGGCCTTCCTTCCATGGCTAAATCT ATGATCGGGGTAACAAGATCATGCACTTATGTACAGGAACATTCAGTTGTGGATCCCAAACAGAAAATCTTTGAGCTGCAATCTACAAAT ATCTCTTTCACCAACTTGGTATCTGTGGACGAAAAGTTGACGTACAAGCCACATCCACTGGACCCAGAGAA GACAGTGCTAACACAAGAGGCTTTGATCAGTGTGAAAGGTGTCAGCCTAAGCAGCTACCTTGAGGGTCTCATGGCTAAGACCATATCTGTTAATGCCAGCAAG GGTCGTGAGGCGATGGAGTGGGTCATCAGACGGTTAAACACAGAGATCGAGGAGCTGGCGGCCACTGCTCGGGGCTCCATGCGCGTTCCCATTGCAGCAGCCGCTGCAGACAAATGA